One Betaproteobacteria bacterium genomic region harbors:
- a CDS encoding DUF4124 domain-containing protein — protein MRPFFSIALAIMTASAKAEDVLYKCSDAKGNTEYSSVPCKGKVFDPAKGNGTVTSIEMPSGGSKPAAKSSSPILTPEQKAQLDELGIKPGGPPVKSLILPDSWLK, from the coding sequence ATGCGCCCTTTCTTCAGTATTGCGCTTGCGATCATGACCGCAAGCGCCAAGGCAGAAGATGTGCTCTACAAATGTAGCGATGCGAAGGGCAATACGGAATACTCCAGCGTGCCCTGCAAAGGCAAAGTGTTCGATCCTGCCAAGGGCAATGGCACCGTAACGAGTATCGAGATGCCCAGCGGCGGCTCTAAGCCCGCCGCGAAGTCCAGCTCCCCCATTTTGACCCCTGAGCAAAAAGCGCAGTTGGACGAACTGGGAATCAAACCGGGCGGGCCGCCTGTGAAGTCGC